GTACAATAGGGGAATAATTTATCCCTATATGAATCGTAATTCCGTACTTGTATGAACTGTTTTTATACCCCAATTTTGTCCTATAAAACAAGTCTAAAAAATGGAACAATTTAATTACAACAATGAACTATCTGGTAAAATTGCATTAGTGACAGGAGGTACGAAAGGAGCCGGTAAAGCAATTGCAGACAGGCTGCTAGAAGCTGGAGCAACGGTTATTATTACCGCAAGAAATGCCCCTGAACAAGAAAACAGTAATCTGCATTTTATTGCATCCGATCTGAGTACAGCAGAAGGTACCCAAAAAGTAATCAGCGAAGTGCTTTCGGGCTACGGAAGACTGGATATCCTGGTTAATAACCTTGGTGGATCATCTACTCCGGCAGGCGGATTTACTGCGCTTAATGATGAAGATTGGGAATCAACACTACAGGCTAATCTTTTGGCTCCGGTTCGGCTGGACAGGGGATTTTTACCGCAAATGATCGAACGAAAAACGGGTGTTATTATTCACATCGCTTCTATCCAAGGTAAACTGCCTCTATATGATTCTACTTTGCCTTACGCAGCTGCAAAAGCAGCACTGAGAAACTACAGCAAAAGCTTATCGAACGAAGTTACTCCTAAAGGTGTTCGTGTACTGGCGGTTTCTCCCGGATGGATCAATACCACAGCATCGGAAGCATGGCTGGGCGAAATTGCAAGAAATTCGAACAGTACAGTAGAAGAAGCGCAACAGGGCGTAATGGATGCATTGGGAGGAATCCCTTTCGGAAGACCTGCTGAACCTGCCGAAGTAGCCGAATTTGTAGGTTTCCTGGTTTCACCAAGAGCCAACTATTTAACCGGAACAGAATATGTAATCGATGGCGGAACAGTACCAACCATTTAATAATCATTTAAAAAATAAAAAATATGAATTTACCAAATGTGATCAACGAGTTAGTAAAAACACAGAATAATTTCGACAGTGCTGCTTATGCCCAATGTTTTGCAGAAACAGCCGTAGTTTTTGATGAAGGTAAAACCCATAATGGAAGAAAAGAAATTGAACAATGGATCGACAAATCGAACAAAGATTATAAAGCCACGATGGAGCCGGTAGATTATGATGAAAAAGAAAATATCCTATTGGCAAAAATTTCAGGTACATTTCCCGGAAGTCCGATTATTTTAAAATTTCATTTTGAAATTGCTGACGAAAAAATTCAGCACTTAAAAGTGACAGATTAAGGTACACAAAAAATATCTCTAAAACTGATGTTGTAGTTTGAGAATCGTTGATCAGAAACCTTTTCTCTGAATTGAAGCTTGATCAAAGTCATAAAAAGAGCCCGTTATCACGAGTTGTGAGACGGACTTTTTTTATTTAAAACTTAAATAATATTTCAACAGTATCAACCTTTCATATTCAGTCTTTCTTCCTGCAAATCCAATAGTCTCAGGTGCTTCCTGATGATATTTTCATCCAGTAAGAGTTCTTCGCGGTTTTTGTTGATAAGCCAGTTTCTTTGAGTGTCGAGAATATCAATATAAATACGTCTGTACTCCTCATAATTCAGAATAATTTCAGAACTGCTCAATTGATTCTCATATTTCTGTAATTGATCTTTTAACGCCGGAAAACTTTCTACTTTGTCAGCATAGTCACTTCGGATTTTATCAATGGCTACTTTTGCCAGATTGTTTAGAATGTCATAATCTATCTCTTTTGCACTTCTTATGAAATCCCTGTCTACCGGCGGAAATCTTTTAAGTAAAAAAGGAAGAGTAAGCCCCTGTAAAAGCAGCGTCAGCAGAATCACAATAAAAGTAATAAAAAGGATCATATTTCTTTGTGGAAACGGAGAACCGTCATCTAACGTCAGGGGAATGGAAAGCGCCGCCGCTAAAGAAACCACTCCTCTCATTCCGGTCCATCCAATAATTAAAGGCGTTTGCCACCCAGGTGACTGCGGATCGGCAACGGTAATGAAATTTCTCATAATTAAGGTTGTAATCAGCGCTCCGTACCCTGCTAAAATCCTGACAATAATAAGCACTACGGTGACTGCAATTCCATAA
Above is a genomic segment from Chryseobacterium geocarposphaerae containing:
- a CDS encoding nuclear transport factor 2 family protein; the protein is MNLPNVINELVKTQNNFDSAAYAQCFAETAVVFDEGKTHNGRKEIEQWIDKSNKDYKATMEPVDYDEKENILLAKISGTFPGSPIILKFHFEIADEKIQHLKVTD
- a CDS encoding SDR family oxidoreductase, which produces MEQFNYNNELSGKIALVTGGTKGAGKAIADRLLEAGATVIITARNAPEQENSNLHFIASDLSTAEGTQKVISEVLSGYGRLDILVNNLGGSSTPAGGFTALNDEDWESTLQANLLAPVRLDRGFLPQMIERKTGVIIHIASIQGKLPLYDSTLPYAAAKAALRNYSKSLSNEVTPKGVRVLAVSPGWINTTASEAWLGEIARNSNSTVEEAQQGVMDALGGIPFGRPAEPAEVAEFVGFLVSPRANYLTGTEYVIDGGTVPTI